The following coding sequences are from one Clostridioides difficile ATCC 9689 = DSM 1296 window:
- a CDS encoding peptide maturation system acyl carrier-related protein, translating to MVNTEVMNKLDIYTVLVNIFEKRSKINFDENCYLKNENLFESKIMMPARELVLTLYDIEDYFSISIPEDVILSGRFNSFNNIYDIVKKLENSINFN from the coding sequence ATGGTAAACACAGAAGTTATGAATAAACTAGATATCTATACAGTTTTAGTAAATATATTTGAGAAAAGATCAAAAATAAATTTTGATGAAAATTGTTATTTAAAAAATGAAAATTTATTTGAATCTAAGATAATGATGCCTGCTCGTGAACTAGTATTAACATTGTATGATATAGAAGACTATTTTTCTATATCTATTCCAGAGGATGTAATTTTATCAGGAAGATTTAATTCTTTTAACAATATTTATGATATTGTTAAAAAACTTGAGAATTCTATTAATTTTAATTAA
- a CDS encoding TIGR04066 family peptide maturation system protein — translation MKKVLIYPFTEEMAPFVKQENLLKDIDITSIVSLKGNGILGDKYKFNGKSLEVSENFDKELEKCTYILLNNFYSDESENIILENIKKAVNHGKKIIFFSNSNSNIDNLKMIIPKEQQFEINSSKNMVKDFQGRIYNIDTPVIFVCSIFEGLEKFDIQLALRNKLLIDGYKVLQIGTRQVCELFDFYSFPEFMYSNNIEEQDKVLMLNNTLKKLELEKKPDLIIIGIPGGILPFSSKAFGDFGITMYKVLQAVTPDCTILSIPYGKYSDEEISYFGKITKSKFNIEVDYYNIAAKSILSHPTETMGKPFYLTLGKSLVEKKIATLQNKNVFCLSNKSEIDRLIELMIKEFIKYGTVASI, via the coding sequence ATGAAAAAAGTATTAATTTATCCATTCACAGAGGAAATGGCTCCATTTGTTAAACAAGAGAATTTACTAAAAGATATAGATATAACATCAATTGTAAGTTTAAAGGGGAATGGAATCTTAGGAGATAAATATAAATTTAATGGTAAGTCTTTAGAAGTTTCTGAAAATTTTGATAAGGAATTAGAAAAATGTACATATATCTTACTTAATAATTTTTATAGTGATGAAAGCGAAAATATTATTTTAGAAAATATAAAAAAAGCTGTAAATCATGGTAAAAAAATAATCTTTTTTAGTAATTCAAATAGTAATATTGATAATTTAAAAATGATTATACCTAAAGAACAACAGTTTGAAATTAATAGTTCAAAAAATATGGTAAAAGATTTTCAAGGAAGAATATACAATATTGATACACCTGTTATTTTTGTATGTAGCATATTTGAAGGCTTAGAAAAATTTGATATTCAATTAGCATTAAGAAATAAGTTACTAATTGATGGATATAAGGTTCTTCAAATTGGAACACGTCAAGTTTGCGAATTATTTGATTTCTACTCATTCCCTGAGTTTATGTACTCAAATAATATAGAAGAACAAGACAAGGTACTAATGCTTAATAATACTCTAAAAAAATTAGAATTAGAAAAAAAACCTGACCTTATAATTATCGGAATTCCAGGTGGTATACTTCCATTTTCTTCGAAAGCATTTGGTGATTTTGGAATTACAATGTACAAAGTACTTCAAGCAGTAACTCCAGACTGTACAATACTATCTATTCCATATGGTAAATATAGTGATGAAGAAATTTCTTATTTTGGTAAAATTACAAAAAGTAAGTTTAATATAGAGGTAGATTATTACAATATTGCTGCGAAATCAATATTATCTCACCCAACAGAGACTATGGGAAAACCATTTTATTTAACATTAGGAAAATCATTAGTCGAGAAAAAAATAGCCACATTACAGAATAAAAATGTATTTTGTTTATCTAACAAATCTGAAATAGACAGATTAATAGAATTAATGATCAAAGAATTTATAAAATATGGTACTGTAGCATCTATATAA
- the ccpM gene encoding Cys-rich peptide radical SAM maturase CcpM — MEQKPFIHLFQTSTGFYFYDVNTDSILNIDENVYDYLKKEQLGESSSNTLEYVEFLRKQGYLKSNKVKITEHPETEVLKYHCENRVEGIILQVTQNCNLHCDYCTYSGGYINRIHTNKRMSKETAKRGIDYLISHSRDCQYVSIGFYGGEPLLEFDLIKWCIEYSKANIEGKNLKYNLTTNATLITEEIIELFEENNVSIMISLDGPAEIHDKNRKFANNNVGSFSTIMKKLDMISTKYPNYFKNNVHFNSVLATDNFSCVNKFFTKEELFQNSLFLSSIVSEVNAKVKTEKSQSFYEESQYALFIGYLTLLGRIKKEDSSKLLQTQISTIGDTRNGKQGKQRLVMPEKWHHGGPCVPGVMRLFINVDGYFYPCEKASEASDSMNIGNLDQGYDLKKVEKLLNIERINGDKCHSCWAYENCRICAVSLSVDSTQEDIAKECEYIRSSIESDFQDYCVLKELGFDFETKELIENTI, encoded by the coding sequence ATGGAACAAAAACCTTTTATTCATTTATTTCAAACATCAACTGGGTTCTATTTTTATGATGTGAATACTGATTCTATATTAAATATAGATGAAAATGTCTATGATTATCTAAAGAAAGAACAACTTGGAGAGTCAAGTAGTAATACATTAGAATATGTAGAATTTTTAAGAAAGCAAGGATACTTAAAATCAAATAAAGTGAAAATAACAGAACATCCAGAAACTGAAGTATTAAAGTATCATTGTGAAAATAGGGTAGAAGGAATAATATTACAAGTAACTCAAAATTGTAACTTACATTGTGATTATTGTACTTATTCTGGAGGATATATAAATAGAATACATACAAACAAAAGAATGTCTAAAGAGACTGCTAAAAGAGGAATTGATTATTTAATAAGCCATTCAAGAGATTGTCAATATGTGAGTATAGGTTTTTATGGCGGAGAGCCATTACTAGAATTTGATTTAATTAAATGGTGTATTGAATATTCAAAAGCGAATATAGAAGGTAAAAATTTGAAATACAATTTAACAACTAATGCAACTCTTATAACAGAAGAAATTATAGAGTTATTTGAAGAAAATAATGTTAGTATTATGATTAGTCTAGATGGTCCTGCTGAAATACATGATAAAAATAGAAAGTTTGCAAATAATAATGTAGGATCTTTTAGTACTATAATGAAAAAACTAGATATGATATCTACTAAGTATCCAAATTATTTTAAAAATAATGTACATTTTAATTCTGTATTAGCAACTGATAACTTCTCTTGCGTTAATAAATTCTTTACTAAAGAAGAATTATTTCAAAATTCATTATTTTTATCTTCAATTGTTAGTGAAGTAAATGCTAAAGTTAAAACTGAGAAATCACAAAGTTTTTATGAAGAAAGTCAGTATGCTTTATTCATAGGATATTTAACTTTACTTGGTAGAATAAAAAAAGAGGATAGTTCTAAATTATTACAAACTCAAATCTCTACTATTGGAGATACGCGAAATGGTAAACAGGGCAAACAACGTTTAGTAATGCCAGAAAAATGGCATCATGGGGGTCCATGTGTACCAGGAGTTATGAGATTATTCATAAATGTTGATGGTTATTTTTATCCATGTGAAAAAGCATCAGAAGCATCAGATAGTATGAATATAGGAAATTTAGATCAAGGATATGACCTTAAAAAAGTAGAAAAATTATTGAATATTGAAAGAATAAATGGTGATAAATGTCATAGTTGTTGGGCTTATGAAAACTGCAGAATTTGTGCTGTTTCTTTAAGTGTTGATTCAACACAAGAAGATATAGCAAAGGAGTGTGAATATATTAGAAGTAGTATAGAAAGTGATTTCCAAGATTATTGCGTATTAAAGGAATTGGGATTTGATTTTGAAACAAAAGAACTTATAGAAAATACCATTTAA
- a CDS encoding ATP-binding cassette domain-containing protein has protein sequence MAVEIYNLYSTTFMKRFTRHIEILMLEKANRLTTKDFENKEIYDLINRAQSQNGATVIDYFNSWILIFQQAITIFSSIIIIISYQYWIVILIIIAPVIQFYYSQKLGHEQYEISMKRTSEERKCWYINFLMLLGNSIKETILYGLGNLFINQYGKLKEKFILQDYKIMKKTFEMNFIIIIIGQLFTGVIYFHILLNGFWQKIYMGDVTTYITCITTIKNGIEVILSMMSTIYSKSLYMELLFRFFDIPEKTELNKTKLKIDNIEKIELKHLYYKFTEDSGYVLKDINLELKKNSPIALVGRNGSGKSTLIKIILGIYDDYEGDILINGINLHNIEKENYYNKISCVFQDYTKYEASVKENVGYGNLDQINNEDLIKESLIKSGLDINQLGSNKLNTILGYWFGENQLSEGQWQKIAISRAMMKDADFYILDEPDAALDGIAENDMLLTYKKMFENKFGIFVSHKTHHLNLLCENIIVLNNGQIAECGNHEELIEKEGIYHQLYSSQIISKLETN, from the coding sequence ATGGCTGTAGAAATTTATAATTTATACTCTACGACATTTATGAAAAGGTTTACCAGACATATAGAGATTTTAATGTTAGAAAAAGCTAATAGATTAACTACGAAGGATTTTGAAAATAAGGAAATTTATGATTTAATCAATAGAGCTCAATCTCAAAATGGAGCTACAGTTATTGATTACTTTAACTCCTGGATTTTAATTTTTCAACAGGCAATCACAATATTTTCCTCGATTATTATAATTATATCTTATCAATATTGGATTGTAATATTAATCATAATAGCCCCAGTTATACAATTTTATTACTCTCAAAAATTAGGGCATGAGCAGTATGAAATAAGTATGAAAAGAACTTCTGAAGAAAGAAAATGTTGGTATATTAATTTTTTAATGCTATTAGGAAATTCAATCAAAGAAACAATTTTATATGGATTAGGAAATTTATTTATAAATCAGTATGGAAAATTAAAAGAAAAATTCATTCTTCAAGATTATAAAATAATGAAAAAAACATTTGAGATGAATTTTATAATTATAATTATTGGTCAATTATTTACAGGAGTTATATATTTTCATATACTTCTTAATGGGTTTTGGCAGAAAATATATATGGGAGATGTAACTACTTACATAACCTGTATAACAACAATAAAAAATGGTATAGAAGTGATATTATCAATGATGAGTACAATATATAGTAAATCTCTATATATGGAACTATTATTTAGATTTTTTGATATTCCTGAGAAGACGGAACTTAATAAAACAAAACTTAAAATAGATAATATAGAAAAAATAGAGCTAAAACATTTATATTATAAATTTACTGAAGATTCAGGTTATGTTCTAAAGGATATTAATCTAGAACTAAAAAAGAATAGTCCTATTGCACTTGTTGGTAGAAACGGTTCTGGTAAATCAACTTTAATCAAAATTATACTAGGAATTTATGATGATTATGAAGGAGATATCTTAATAAATGGAATTAACCTACATAATATCGAAAAAGAAAATTACTACAATAAAATAAGTTGTGTTTTTCAAGACTATACCAAATATGAAGCTAGTGTAAAAGAAAATGTAGGATATGGAAACCTAGATCAGATAAATAATGAGGATTTGATAAAAGAGTCATTGATAAAATCTGGACTAGATATTAATCAATTGGGGAGTAATAAATTAAATACCATTTTAGGATATTGGTTTGGAGAAAATCAACTTTCAGAAGGCCAATGGCAGAAAATAGCAATATCAAGAGCTATGATGAAAGATGCTGATTTTTACATTTTAGATGAACCAGATGCCGCTTTAGATGGAATAGCTGAAAATGATATGCTTTTAACTTATAAAAAAATGTTTGAAAATAAATTTGGTATATTCGTATCTCATAAAACACATCATTTAAATTTGTTATGTGAAAATATAATAGTTTTAAATAATGGACAAATTGCAGAATGTGGAAATCATGAGGAATTAATCGAAAAAGAAGGAATTTATCATCAGTTATATTCAAGTCAAATTATAAGTAAACTAGAAACAAATTAA